Genomic window (Flavobacterium oreochromis):
CGTGAAATTGAATTAAATCTGGAATTTCATCAAATTCTTTAATTGGAATTATAATATCTTCTAAATTTATTCCTGGCAATTCAAACAATTCCCAATTAATAAACGCAGCAACTATTTTATATTCTTTTTCTCTTTGTTTGGCTTTGGAAATAATTAAAACTTGTTTACCAATAGAAGCAATAGCAAGTCTTCCTATTCCTTTCTCACCCATTACAGGTCTTAAAGGTTTTGAATTATCTTTTGGAGGTAAAGAAGTTTTTTTATTAACAAATTTACTTTCTGTACCAATTGTTAACCATCTAGTTTCAAATTCTTCTTTAGTCATTCCTAGACCATCATCTCTTAAGACAAGTAAATTTTCTTTCCTTAGAAAATCAATGTCAAACTTATCTGCATAAGCATCATGAGCATTTTTAATAAGTTCATTTATTGCCGTAGGGATTCCTGCAATTTGTTGACGTCCTAATAAATCTAGTGCTCTAGCTCGGGTTTTAAATTGCGCCATTAAGATGATTTTTAATTATTGCTTTGCCTATCGAGGCAGCATATTTAGGAGGTACAGCATTACCAATCATTCTGGCAGCATTTGCTATACTTGTCGTTTTAAATTTGTAGTTTTTAGGAAAAGATTGTAACACTGCACCTTCTCTTATAGAAATGGCTCTATTTTCGTCAGGATGAGCAAATCTTCCGTTTGAGATACTAAAAAATTTGGTTGTGATTGTAGGAGAGGGCTTGTGCCACCACATTCTACCATAGGTGTCTTTGAAGTTATTAGTATCGTTTTTATGACAATCAGGAGCTAGATTTTCATCGTGAGCATAAGACATTCTTGAGCCTCCATCTTTTTCGGTTAGGTTTAGTCTGTCAATATTTATTTGTTTTAGGCCTGCAACAGTATGCATAAAATCGGTTTCATCTTTATGTCCTGCCTCCACTTTAGGAAAACCATTATGTTCTCCTATCGTATCGTAAACAGTTTTTATTTTTCCTGTGTACTTGATAGGTTCTAAAACTTTATTGTTAACTCGATTAGCAATTAAAGTTAATCTTCTTCGGCTTTGGGGCACACCATATTCCATAACATTGTGAACACCTTGATGTACTTTATAGTTATTGTTTTCTAACCACAAAATGAAATCCTCTAATCCGCTTTCTTCTTTTCTTCTAATTACACCAGGTACGTTTTCAACGACCACATAACCAGGATTAAAATATTCTACAAATCGTCTAAATTCAATTAACAAACTTTTTGATTCAAAAGATTTTTTTTTATCGGTATTAATGATACTCCAGTACTGGCAAGGGCTACATCCAATAAGTATTAGATTGTCATCATTTTTTTTAAGATTCAGTTTTTTTCAAGTTCTTCGACTTGATAGTGAAATACATTAGCGTGAATAAACTCAGCACCTTTGATATTAGCTTCGTAAGTTTCTTTGCAAGTTATATCATAATCTATTCCAGCTAGAATTTTAATTCCAGCATTTGCCATACCTGAGCTCATACCGCCACCAGAACAGAAAAAATCAACAGCTTTAAGATTACTTTTTGGCATCTTGTTTAAGATAAAATTAATTAATTCAAAAATATAAAAATATACTGCTATTATACAAAAAACACCAACATTTCTGCTGGTGTTGTTCCCCATCACATTTTGTGAATGGTTAATGTCATTATTTTGAGTCATACGTTTTATTCCACGAGTATAAATGTGGTAGTTATACCCAAGTTCTAAGGCTCGTATCCTAACTATTTTGGCTTATATAATAAAATAGTCGTATCGCTAATTTTACACCCGACAGGTTTCGAAAACCTGTCAGGTGTAAAAGGCTAAAGTAAAATTCCTAATGCTTGTTCGATCTGTATAGTATTACCTTTTCTTGATGTGTATATTTGGAATTATCTAAATCATTAAAGATTTTAATTACATCTCTTCGTTTGAGTTTGGTTGGTTTTTCAGAAACGCAACTCAAATGGGAACTCCACGGATATTGTAACGGATGTTCACAAATGTTATGATGCACAGGATTGTTATGGATATACGCAATTACAATTTTGGTATCGCTAATTTTACACCTGACAGGTTTCCAAAACCTGTCAGGTGTAATAGTTAAATTCCTAATGCTTGTTCGATCAGTATAGTGTTGCCTTTTTCTTGATGTATGTATTTGAAATTGTCTAAATCATTAAAGATTTCAATTACTTCTCTTCGTTTGAGTTTGGTTGGTTTTTCAGAAACGCAACTCAGGTAGGAACTCCACGGATATTGTAACGGATGTTCACAAATGTTATGATGCACAGGATTGTTATGGATATATGCAATTACATTTTGTAAATAGTTAATGTGATTAATGTGTTTTCGGCGAAAGGGTCTTTCAAACAAAGCACCGTGACGTTTGTAGTATTTATTATATGCTTTGGTGTAGGCATTAAACAAATTTGAAAAAGATTGAGAAGGTAATATAATTTTCTCGGTGTTAATTTCGGGAATTTCTTTTATCCGTACTAAAAAATGAAAATGGTTTTTCATTAAGCACCAAGCAAAAGTCTCCGCTATGGGGTCAATATGGGTAGTATAAAGGCGTAAGAAATATTCGTAATTTTCTTTTGTATCAAAAAGAGTCATACTGTTTATTCCACGATTATAAATATGGTAGTAATACCCACGTTCTAAGGCTTGTATCATAACTGTTTTGGCTTATATATAATTACAAATATAAGGAAATTAGTGATATAGCTGGAACCTGACAGGTTTTAAAACCTGTCAGGTTTAAAACTTACTCCTCAATTAATACCTCCAAAATCGTAATAGCAGCATCGCTAATTTTTGTTCCTGGACCAAAAACAGCAACAGCTCCTGCATCAAATAAATATTGGTAGTCTTGTGCCGGTATAACACCTCCTACAATGACCATAATATCTTGGCGACCATATTTTTTAAGTTCTTCAATAACTTGCGGGACTAAGGTTTTGTGTCCTGCTGCTAAAGAGGAAACCCCTAAAATATGTACGTCGTTTTCTACGGCTTGTTTGGCAGCTTCTTGTGGGGTTTGAAAAAGTGGTCCAATGTCCACGTCAAAACCTACATCGGCATAACCAGTGGCGACAACTTTGGCACCACGATCGTGTCCGTCTTGCCCCATTTTAGCAATCATAATACGTGGTCGGCGACCTTCTTTTTTGCAAAAGTATCGGCTAGCTGACGTGCTTTTTCAAAGCTTTCGTCATTTTTTATTTCTTTACTATACACACCACTAAAACTTCTAATTTGTGCTTTGTATCTTCCAAAAACGCTTTCTAATGCGTCACTTATTTCTCCTAGAGTTGCTCGGTTTCGTGCCGCATCTACTGCTAAATCTAATAAGTTACCATTACCTGTTTTTGCGCACTCGGTTAGACGAGCTAAACAAGCATTTACTTTTTCGGTATCACGAGTCGCTTTGATTTGATCTAAACGTTCAATTTGTTGTTTACGAACGGTTTGGTTGTCTACTTCAAGGATATGTAATGGATCTTCTTTTTCTAAACGGTATTTATTTACCCCTACGATAATGTCTTGTCCGCTATCAATACGAGCTTGTTTGCGAGCCGCTGCTTCTTCAATACGTAATTTAGGAATACCCGCTTCAATCGCTTTGGTCATACCGCCTAGTTCTTCCACTTCTTGAATTAATGCCCAAGCTTTTTCAGCAATTTCGGCAGTTAAACTTTCCACGTAGTAGCTACCTGCCCACGGATCGACTGTTTTGCAAATTTTGGTTTCCTCTTGTAAATAAATTTGTGTATTACGAGCAATACGTGCTGAGAAATCGGTTGGTAATGCAATGGCTTCGTCAAGCGCATTTGTATGTAAGGA
Coding sequences:
- a CDS encoding DNA cytosine methyltransferase → MNLKKNDDNLILIGCSPCQYWSIINTDKKKSFESKSLLIEFRRFVEYFNPGYVVVENVPGVIRRKEESGLEDFILWLENNNYKVHQGVHNVMEYGVPQSRRRLTLIANRVNNKVLEPIKYTGKIKTVYDTIGEHNGFPKVEAGHKDETDFMHTVAGLKQINIDRLNLTEKDGGSRMSYAHDENLAPDCHKNDTNNFKDTYGRMWWHKPSPTITTKFFSISNGRFAHPDENRAISIREGAVLQSFPKNYKFKTTSIANAARMIGNAVPPKYAASIGKAIIKNHLNGAI
- a CDS encoding DNA cytosine methyltransferase, which translates into the protein MTQNNDINHSQNVMGNNTSRNVGVFCIIAVYFYIFELINFILNKMPKSNLKAVDFFCSGGGMSSGMANAGIKILAGIDYDITCKETYEANIKGAEFIHANVFHYQVEELEKN
- a CDS encoding transposase, whose translation is MIQALERGYYYHIYNRGINSMTLFDTKENYEYFLRLYTTHIDPIAETFAWCLMKNHFHFLVRIKEIPEINTEKIILPSQSFSNLFNAYTKAYNKYYKRHGALFERPFRRKHINHINYLQNVIAYIHNNPVHHNICEHPLQYPWSSYLSCVSEKPTKLKRREVIEIFNDLDNFKYIHQEKGNTILIEQALGI